The Fibrobacter sp. UWB5 genomic sequence TCAATTTCTTCTAATTTATTGATGTCGTCATTTAATTCTTGGAAAATTGCGTTCAAATTTGAATCATACGATTTCAATTTATTGCTTAATGCTTTTGTTTGGTGCTCTTGATTATTTAGTTTAATTGAAAATTCTTCTAATAGATGTGCATTTTCATTTTCTTGCAATTCCTCTCGCTTCAAAGATTCGCTATGTATCCTTTGCGGAAATTCTTGGTCAATTTCGTTTGCAATAGATTCTAGCTGATGTACACAATCTTTCAATTTGGAAGATAGTTGTTCTAGAAAAATACTATTTTCTTTAATTTTAAGTTTTTGTTCCCTTTGCCGAATAAAATCTTCTTTTAATTGAGCATTAATTGTTTCTAAGAGCGTAGTTGGTTGGCATGTAGAATTATCGGATTCATTTAACAAATCATTCTGCTGGATTAACCACATCGTGCTATTTTGTAATTGGTTCGAGATGTTTGCTAATGGTTCCGTTTTTTCTTGGTAAAAGGCATTTGTTTCTTGCAACCATTCTCGATGTTTATCTATAGATGCAGTTTGTTTCTGCAGCAAGGAAATCCATTTTTTTAGGAGTGCATATTTTTTTGCAATATAATCTTCTTTACTTATTAATTGAATGGCTTTTTCTTTTAACAAATCGCTTTTTTTTGGTGTTATTTCCCATTCTGTATTTTTGAAAAACATTTGACATGCTGCCAAATGTCTTTTTGCTGTATATAGATACTCCCTATGTTTCATTGTGTTCATATCACGAAATATATCTCTTTTTTCTAGAAAAGACTAATAATTATATGAAAAGAGATGCTTTACGTCTAAACTGTTCGAATCCTCCAAAGTAGATCGTGCTATTAAAAAGCCCGGAGGGCGGATTTGTAATGTCCGTCCTCGCGAACTTCCAGAATTTTTGCGTTGACAAGTCGCTTGAAAACTCTGTCCAGTTTCTTGCCTCGCCAGTGCAGCCTACCTTTTATTGCGCCGTAGGCTTTCCATGTCTGCAGAATTTCAAGAACTGCATCAAAGCCTTGCAGTCTTTTACGCGATGCACGCGTATTGGGCAGTCCAAGAATGCAGCATTTATCTTTCTCTGAAAAATCTCTGTAGCCAGCTCCCTCAGCGCAACGCGACATCAGCACGATGCTGCAGTCGTCAGAGGTTTTTTGCTTTACAAGATTTTCGAAAGTGCTGTTCAACATTCGCGACATGTAATCGGCGTCGCAAGCGGAAGCTAGCTTTACTAAGCGGGTAAGGGAAGGAGAAAGGACTTTATCCCGTTTGTTATAAAAACCAGTCTCCGTGCCGTCGGACATCAAGATGAATCCCGAAATTTGATTCAAGTTCCCCTTGATAATCTTCATGCTTGCGATGGCGTCGCTTGATGTCGTAAAGACTGTGGTATTTGCAAACTCACCGTTTTCTGGGTGGGAGGCTACAAGCACCTTGTCATCTTTGACATAGCCGATGACTCCATCTCCGATGTGGCAAATGATGAATTTTCCAGCCTTTTCTGCAACGAATAGCAAGGTAGAGGCAAGATCTTTGATGGTACATTTTTTTTCAAGACAGAGTGCGTTGAGGCTGTTGCCTACGACTGCGAGAATATTCTGCTTTACAACGACTCCGTCTTCGTTGATTATGGCGTCAAAGTTGTCTGCCATGTAGTCGCAAATCGTTTTCGCAACGGTTTCGGCTCCAAAGTGCGAGAGAAAGGCGGAGCCCGCCCCGTCGGCAAGGGCGCACACGGTGCATGAACCTTTGACGATGGAGTAGGTCTTGTCTTGGCAGGGGGTGTCGGTTTTCAGGTGACCCTTGCCTTGCACGGCGCATTGCTGTGTATACCACATGCTACAGCTCCGCCCAGCCATTGATACCGTCTGTATCCAGCTTGATTTTGTCGCCCGGAGAGGACTGCGTCACTTTCGACACGCTCTTACTGAGCCAGGCGAAAAATTCCTTGAAGTTCAATCCCTGCAGCTTGAGGGGCGGGCGCTTTGGAGAGAACCTTGCCAGCACATCCATATCGGCTTCTTCGCCGATACCGATGGGGAAGACGGTCAGCTTGCGTTCGTTGACCATGTCGCAGGTACGCTGGATTGCCCTTGAGAGTTCCGAGTTGTCGCCATTGGGCCTGCCGTCCGTCATCAAGACGATCCACGGCTGGTAATAATCCACACCGCTGCTCTTGTATTCGGACTTGCGCTGTTCCAGCATGTCGAGCGCCATGTTCATGGCTTCGCCCATGGGTGTACCTCCATTGGCGTAAAACTCAGGTGTTTCGGACTGGTGCTCAAGGGTGTTGAAGTCTGTTTTGCGAGTGACTGTTCCACCGAATGTCACGACCGAAATCTCGGCGGAGTACAGGGCGGTTTCATCGCTGCGCACCGCGTCGTAAAACAGACGTACTCCTTCACTGAGTTCGTTGATGGGATCTCCGCTCATCGAACCGCTAGTATCCAGAACGAGACACACCGGCACGCGGGTGGAGGGGTTGTTTTCGAGGTCTTCGAGGTTGAGGAGAGTTTCTTTTTCCATGATGTTTTTCCTTATGTTTTGATTGTTGGTGTTAGAGTTAATGGAATAAGCAGTTGAAAAAACTGCGAGATTTACTTTGAACGGTCTTCCTTACAGGGGCTCGTGAAGTGCGATTTCTCAATTGACGGCTAAGCCATATCTTTCGTTGGCACTCCATGCAGATTCCCTCTTTGGTAAAATGAGATTGATCAGTGTCTTCGTTGCAGCGTGGGCACACAACGTAGGTAACCCCTTTTTGCTTCTTGAAACGAGTCGGGTAAAGTTCTTCTGACATTTTGTCCTGCTCGCCTAATTTCCCCGTATCAAGTAAGCCTAGGTAGTAGTTGAGTTTTTTGTACCATTCAAAGGCGCCTAATCGAGTGTTCTCAGTAGAATATTTACCCCCCTTGCTGAAAGTCTCATAGAAAGCCTCTTTTAGGTATTTGGGCAGGTGGCTCCACAGGAATCTCCAGGGACCGTTGGGAGTCTTCTTGTTAGATTTCTCTCCAAGGGGGTACGAAAAATCCATGTTGATGATGTTTCCCTGGGAAGTTTCGCCTCCTTTCTGGTTGTATGGCATTTGCCCTGTTACCATCAAAGAGAACAGAAGGACTGCCACGGCAAAATTTTCGTTGCCTATAGTGCGAAGGAAGCTGTTGTATGCACCCTTGTTTTGCAGTTCGGGTGCGGTAAACGGAATGGTTCCTACAGCGCAGGGATATCCATCTACTTGGTAAGAGTCGCAGTCTACGAAGTACACTTCCTTGGGTGTTCTAACCAGAATGTTATCCGGGTTGATGTCTCCAAGAACGATCCCCTTTGAATGTAGGTAGCCGATTCTTCGTAAGATGTTGACGCAAAGCTCAGTCAGGTCGCGTTTCCGCCAGTGAGGAAATGTCTTCTTAAGAAGCGGCTTGATGTAAAGGTTGCGGAGCTTTACGCCATCTGCCTTCTCCATCAGGTAGCCTACAAATTCGTTTTTCGAGTTGTAAAGTAGTGCCTTAGGAAGGCAGATTCCGGGGCAAGAGAGGCCCATGCGCAGCAACGCCTGGAGCTTCGCGAGCCTATGGGACGTGGTCTTTTCAGGCTTGTAAACTTTAGCCACGTAGGGTGTGTTTGTCTTGAAAACCGAACCCTCACCACCTTCACCCAATACAGAGCCAAGCGTCACAGACTGTTGGTTTTGCGTATGCAGAACATCGCCTGGTTTGACAGACTTGGTCACAGGGAGCCTTCGATCAGGGGCAATTTTTTGCATAGGCTTATTCAAAATCGGGTTCATCGTTGTTCTCCATGGATTCATTGTCATGGGAAGTCGCCTTTCTAGGCAGACTCGCATGTACATTTGGCGGACAGATGGCATTCATGGCGATGATTTCGCCAAGTCTTCTGCAGTGCGACAAGGCATCATCTGGGAAAATGATGTCATACCGCTCATTAGTGAAATCCATTTCCGTAGTTACGGCGTCAGGCGAAACTTGCTTCAGAAAGCGTTCATTACAGACTCTTTTACGGTGATTCTCGCCTTCTTTTTCTGTAAAATACCCTCGAATCTCAAACGTTTCGTCACCAAAAAATGCGTGCAGTATCAGGTTATAATCGGCTAAGCCATCTTGGAGGTTCACTGCAATGAAATAGCGGCACGCATCGTCATTAAACCAGTCTACAATAGTGCCTGTATTGCGCCAATCCAATTGAACGAGGTCTATGTCTTTTTGTGTAATTGGAGGCATCCTGTCGTTTAAGGGCACCTTTTTCGCGACAACATAGCCATCGGTGCTTTTTGTATCAAGTGACAATGTTATGCTGCCGTTTTGGTTGTTTAGACATGTGTAACCGAAGGGAAACATGTCGATCAATTGTTTAGATTCCATGAATTAAGGCTCCTTTGGAATAAGTGGCGTTAAGAAAAATAAAGGGTGGTTCCCATTTTACCATGCGCAGGGAACCTTGGCGCTTTTCTCGGTGATCCACAACACTATTTACCGAGTTTTTCTGCAGCTTCCTGAATTGCCTCAATGATCGGCTTTGCCGCATCAATAAGGGTCTTCGCCACTTCAATCACTTCTTTGACTTGCATTGTTTTCTTCCTATGGTTGTTTCGCCCCTCTCCGGCGCGGGGGCACACGCATGTTCACAAAGTGCAATGCTTGCACTAAGTACGTTCGCTGTCTTTCTTAGTCATCTTTTCGTAGATGGCGATAGCTGCAGCAACGATTTCAAGAACCGTGAGAACTTGTTTCATTGTTGTTTCTCCTAGAGAAGATTGATGCTCCCAGTTTACCGTGCGCCGAGAGCATTCGCGCAAGAGACGGTTTGGTCAATCTTTTGTTACCAACCAAAGAAGCTGCCGAAGAATGAACTAACGCAACTCTTGACCGCACCGAAAGCGCCGCCGATGATGCGACCGCCGATACGACCTACCACACGACCTGCGCTACCGAAGCAGCTGCCAAGGCTTTCTCCCACGTCGGCACCGATGTCGGCGCATTCCGAAATAGATTCGGCGATGTCGTCCATGATGCTCTTGCGATAATCTTTGAGCTCGTCATCATCCGTCCACATTTCACGCTTGCGGTTGATGTTGTTTACGAAAATTGTGCGTTTTTCCTTGGGCGTGTAGTGGACAATCTGGTATAGAAGCTTCGTCAGGTTATAGGGACGCTGCGGCTTGTCGCCATCCTTATAGCCTGCGCTATAGTAGATGGGTTCCACATCAACGCCGGTACTTTCCATGATGCGTCTTTTGACCGATTCCACCTTTTCTTCAAGGAAACGTTCCAGCTCGGGTTCGGGCTTGTTGTTCTCGCGATCCCAGCCGCGACCCTTCATGGCCATGTCGGCCTGGTTGATTGCCACCAGGATGCGCCCCTTGTCCTCGCCCAAGTTTGGCACGATCACGTTGCTGATGAGTTCGAAGGATGTTCCCATGTCGCGGGAACTGCCGTCGAGAATTACCAGCACGAGGTCAATAAGCGGATTGCCTTCGCTGTCGCGTTCGAGGAGCTTTGCCGTCAGGTTTTTCGCATGGCGGTTGTCTGCTTCCTTGCCGTCGCCAAGACCCGGGCTATCCCACAGAATCAGGTTGCCGAGTTCGTACTTTTCGATATCCATTGTCTCGGGATCCACACCTACGCCCACCTTTGACACGTCAGCGTCGAAGAGTGCATTAATCGTGGAGCTCTTGCCACACCCCGTGGCACCCGTAACGAGCAAATTCACTTTTCTGCCCTTGAGCAGGAGCAGGTTGGCAATCAGCTTGCGCTTGATGGCTTCAGGAAGGCCGGAAGCTTCGATATCGCGCTGCATTTTTTCGATGAATTCTTGGTTGTTCTTCATTTTTTTACTCCTATTGAGTTTAGTGTTAGTTTGTGATCGTTTAAGTTTTCCCGTAAAGACTCTCTCATTTTCATGCACAGTTAGCGGGCGGTCGATAGCAGGGGATCTGTGCTACTACAGCATCGATGACTGCTTGCACGTTGTAGCCCGTCTCCGCTGAGAAGCACACCGGCGTACGGATAGAAACGCCCGTCGCCTCGTAAACACGACGCTTGACAGACTCCGCCTTGTCGCGTAGGAACGAATTGAGCTCCGCATCGGGCCTGTTGTTCGCATAATCCCAATGCATCCCTTTCATGGCGACATCGGCTTGATTGATTGCCACCAAGATACGGTCGCGTTCGATATTGGGAACAACCACCTCGTTCAAGAGCGAATAGCACGAACCCATATCGCGAATGCCGCCTTCAAGTACCACCAGGACAAGGTCCATGAAGAGGCAGAGTTTGTTACCCTTCTTGTACGTTTTTAGCAGCGAATCAACGAGCTTGCGCTTGTGTCTCGCATCAGCGGCAGTACTGTCGCCAAGACCCGGCGTGTCCCAAACGCGGAAACGATTGCTAAGCGAGTGTTGACTCACTTCCATCGTTTCGGGATCAACTCCCGTACCTACTTTGGCAACGGGTTTGCTCATAAGAGCGTTCACGAGCGTAGACTTGCCGGCTCCCGTAGCGCCCACAATAAGCACATCGAGAGGCAGGTCGTCACCTACACGGTGGTAGATGTCGTTTTCACGATAGTTCAGGATGTTCATGTCGTTACTCCTTTTGGGAAATTTCTTTCTGTTTCTGTCTATTATATCAGCTGTTGTTTCCGATTCTATAACCAGTATTTTGAAAAAAAAGTGAAGTGGTTCCCGTTTTACCATGCGCAGGGAACCTTGGCGCTATTACACGTAATAC encodes the following:
- a CDS encoding PP2C family serine/threonine-protein phosphatase, producing the protein MWYTQQCAVQGKGHLKTDTPCQDKTYSIVKGSCTVCALADGAGSAFLSHFGAETVAKTICDYMADNFDAIINEDGVVVKQNILAVVGNSLNALCLEKKCTIKDLASTLLFVAEKAGKFIICHIGDGVIGYVKDDKVLVASHPENGEFANTTVFTTSSDAIASMKIIKGNLNQISGFILMSDGTETGFYNKRDKVLSPSLTRLVKLASACDADYMSRMLNSTFENLVKQKTSDDCSIVLMSRCAEGAGYRDFSEKDKCCILGLPNTRASRKRLQGFDAVLEILQTWKAYGAIKGRLHWRGKKLDRVFKRLVNAKILEVREDGHYKSALRAF
- a CDS encoding VWA domain-containing protein, whose translation is MEKETLLNLEDLENNPSTRVPVCLVLDTSGSMSGDPINELSEGVRLFYDAVRSDETALYSAEISVVTFGGTVTRKTDFNTLEHQSETPEFYANGGTPMGEAMNMALDMLEQRKSEYKSSGVDYYQPWIVLMTDGRPNGDNSELSRAIQRTCDMVNERKLTVFPIGIGEEADMDVLARFSPKRPPLKLQGLNFKEFFAWLSKSVSKVTQSSPGDKIKLDTDGINGWAEL
- a CDS encoding serine/threonine protein kinase, encoding MNPILNKPMQKIAPDRRLPVTKSVKPGDVLHTQNQQSVTLGSVLGEGGEGSVFKTNTPYVAKVYKPEKTTSHRLAKLQALLRMGLSCPGICLPKALLYNSKNEFVGYLMEKADGVKLRNLYIKPLLKKTFPHWRKRDLTELCVNILRRIGYLHSKGIVLGDINPDNILVRTPKEVYFVDCDSYQVDGYPCAVGTIPFTAPELQNKGAYNSFLRTIGNENFAVAVLLFSLMVTGQMPYNQKGGETSQGNIINMDFSYPLGEKSNKKTPNGPWRFLWSHLPKYLKEAFYETFSKGGKYSTENTRLGAFEWYKKLNYYLGLLDTGKLGEQDKMSEELYPTRFKKQKGVTYVVCPRCNEDTDQSHFTKEGICMECQRKIWLSRQLRNRTSRAPVRKTVQSKSRSFFNCLFH
- a CDS encoding GTPase family protein translates to MKNNQEFIEKMQRDIEASGLPEAIKRKLIANLLLLKGRKVNLLVTGATGCGKSSTINALFDADVSKVGVGVDPETMDIEKYELGNLILWDSPGLGDGKEADNRHAKNLTAKLLERDSEGNPLIDLVLVILDGSSRDMGTSFELISNVIVPNLGEDKGRILVAINQADMAMKGRGWDRENNKPEPELERFLEEKVESVKRRIMESTGVDVEPIYYSAGYKDGDKPQRPYNLTKLLYQIVHYTPKEKRTIFVNNINRKREMWTDDDELKDYRKSIMDDIAESISECADIGADVGESLGSCFGSAGRVVGRIGGRIIGGAFGAVKSCVSSFFGSFFGW
- a CDS encoding GTPase family protein; this encodes MNILNYRENDIYHRVGDDLPLDVLIVGATGAGKSTLVNALMSKPVAKVGTGVDPETMEVSQHSLSNRFRVWDTPGLGDSTAADARHKRKLVDSLLKTYKKGNKLCLFMDLVLVVLEGGIRDMGSCYSLLNEVVVPNIERDRILVAINQADVAMKGMHWDYANNRPDAELNSFLRDKAESVKRRVYEATGVSIRTPVCFSAETGYNVQAVIDAVVAQIPCYRPPANCA